Proteins from one Cyclopterus lumpus isolate fCycLum1 chromosome 11, fCycLum1.pri, whole genome shotgun sequence genomic window:
- the tmem200b gene encoding transmembrane protein 200A, translating into MKTQKARGITLPSPPCRRKSRFTLGRKKDGGIQGKLRIRSFPGAFLVLGVIVVVVGTALAVAGYWPYRIPRASILGPADRESFTESQTSGWSLGAKGLLSTASLIHSERMKLLGPVIMGVGLFILICANTVLYENRDRETQMLLAQMRSVICSVSAAVPSADLNEIAAANSMAKHYQWVNSLPAAHLNILCMQQLASSEPLLQTSHPRDQEHSVESIYEQAVLQTEALHHQESEPPPSSHSFFSNSCNSSQTDFNTQSGAKHGGKLNNCLVSASSMSTLDEVDMPNIQPRRCHSMSYRTNPYSAGTGVQDGTRAPGEEGEMNQLVVTRETGSQFCVNIPWQVVEAAEKQTRRSWPRLDLGSSRRYLKLENKEDSVDKLLDQIEQQCYQWDNNFGSGPFQ; encoded by the coding sequence ATGAAGACCCAAAAGGCTCGAGGTATTACACTACCATCACCTCCCTGCCGACGGAAGTCTCGCTTCACCTTAGGCAGAAAGAAGGACGGGGGAATCCAAGGGAAACTTCGCATCCGCTCATTTCCTGGAGCTTTCCTGGTGCTGGGGGTCATTGTGGTGGTTGTCGGCACCGCTCTGGCTGTGGCAGGATACTGGCCCTACAGGATACCGAGAGCATCCATCCTGGGGCCTGCAGATAGGGAAAGTTTCACTGAGTCGCAGACTTCTGGGTGGAGTCTGGGAGCTAAGGGCCTCCTATCTACAGCCAGCCTCATCCACAGTGAGCGGATGAAGCTGCTGGGGCCTGTTATCATGGGGGTGGGACTCTTCATCCTCATATGTGCCAACACAGTCCTGTACGAGaacagggacagagagactcaGATGCTGCTGGCTCAGATGCGCAGTGTAATCTGCTCTGTGTCTGCGGCGGTTCCCTCGGCAGACCTTAACGAAATAGCAGCAGCCAACTCCATGGCCAAACACTACCAGTGGGTGAACAGTTTACCAGCTGCCCATCTCAACATTCTCTGTATGCAGCAGCTAGCCAGCTCGGAGCCGCTGCTCCAAACCAGCCACCCCAGAGACCAGGAGCACAGTGTGGAGAGCATCTACGAGCAAGCTGTTCTCCAGACAGAAGCCCTCCACCACCAGGAGTCAGAGCCTCCGCCGTCCTCCCACTCTTTCTTTTCCAACTCATGTAATTCTAGTCAGACAGACTTTAACACACAGTCTGGTGCCAAGCACGGGGGCAAGCTCAACAACTGCCTGGTGTCTGCCAGCTCTATGTCCACACTGGACGAGGTAGATATGCCAAATATCCAGCCGAGGCGCTGCCACAGTATGAGCTACAGGACTAACCCTTATTCAGCTGGAACTGGTGTGCAGGATGGAACCCGCGCAccgggggaggagggagaaatgaATCAGCTGGTGGTCACAAGAGAGACTGGTTCACAGTTTTGCGTGAACATCCCTTGGCAGGTTGTGGAGGCTGCAGAAAAGCAAACCCGCCGAAGCTGGCCTCGGCTAGACCTGGGCAGCAGCAGACGATATCTGAAACTAGAGAACAAAGAGGACTCCGTGGACAAACTGCTGGACCAGATAGAGCAGCAGTGTTATCAGTGGGATAATAATTTTGGCTCTGGGCCTTTCCAGTGA